The following coding sequences lie in one Arachis hypogaea cultivar Tifrunner chromosome 4, arahy.Tifrunner.gnm2.J5K5, whole genome shotgun sequence genomic window:
- the LOC112794236 gene encoding uncharacterized protein, translating into MDSKPPLKYQTWFLKVSIHCDGCRRKVKKVLQSIDGVFTTIIDQQQQKVTVTGSVTVETLLSKLLRAGKHAEIWPENISVKENKNNTHKLENDNHSYAEKTTQNCNKVMSKNSNIKPGQKSPEKSPAGNRESPQEHKGSQSGGGGGSAKKKKKKGQGDVSVDHGSAGAPAPADAGFGFQNQGLDFGREMGKMNLIPTRQKQEKALYTETGCPPPMVYAGAYYNRLYPMGGPSYYVPPYNIMCSGLDQEYGCQIQSRPLVSFEIFSDENVNGCSIM; encoded by the exons ATGGATTCAAAACCTCCATTGAAGTATCAG ACATGGTTCTTGAAAGTTTCTATCCACTGTGATGGTTGCAGGAGGAAAGTTAAGAAGGTTCTACAAAGCATTGATG GTGTTTTTACAACAATAATAGACCAACAACAGCAAAAAGTAACCGTCACTGGAAGTGTAACTGTTGAAACCCTTCTCAGTAAACTTCTCAGAGCCGGTAAGCACGCCGAGATTTGGCCGGAAAATATCTCCGTCAAAGAGAACAAGAACAACACACACAAGTTGGAAAACGATAACCATTCTTATGCTGAAAAAACTACACAAAATTGTAACAAAGTTATGAGCAAGAACAGCAACATAAAACCCGGTCAAAAATCACCGGAAAAGTCTCCGGCCGGCAACCGTGAATCGCCGCAGGAGCACAAGGGTAGCcagagtggtggtggtggtggttctgctaagaagaagaaaaagaaaggtcAGGGTGATGTTAGCGTGGATCATGGTTCCGCGGGTGCACCTGCACCTGCGGACGCTGGATTTGGGTTCCAGAATCAAGGGCTGGATTTTGGACGGGAAATGGGGAAAATGAATCTCATCCCTACACGTCAGAAGCAAGAAAAAGCCTTGTATACAGAAACTGGTTGTCCTCCACCGATGGTGTACGCTGGTGCTTACTACAATAGATTGTACCCCATGGGTGGTCCTTCATACTATGTTCCTCCTTATAATATCATGTGTTCGGGACTAGATCAAGAATATGGTTGTCAAATTCAATCAAGACCGTTGGTTTCCTTTGAGATTTTCAGCGATGAAAATGTGAATGGATGTTCAATTATGTGA